From the Longibacter salinarum genome, one window contains:
- a CDS encoding acyltransferase encodes MIHETADVQSKAIGENTVIWQFCVVLPGAQIGANCNINCHVFIENDVVIGDNVTVKSGVQVWDGITLEDDVFVGPNATFTNDPSPRSKQHPDSFSRTVVREGASIGANATLLPGLEIGHHAMIGAGSVLTKNAPPHTVWFGNPAQHRGYVTEDSILLGLDLTDEDGNSYMLEQDIPVRQ; translated from the coding sequence ATGATTCATGAAACGGCGGACGTCCAGAGCAAAGCCATCGGAGAAAACACGGTGATCTGGCAGTTTTGTGTCGTGTTGCCGGGTGCACAGATTGGGGCGAATTGCAATATTAACTGTCACGTCTTCATCGAGAACGATGTCGTGATCGGCGATAATGTGACGGTTAAGAGCGGCGTGCAGGTGTGGGACGGCATCACACTCGAAGACGATGTGTTTGTCGGCCCGAATGCCACGTTTACGAACGACCCCTCTCCTCGCTCGAAGCAACACCCGGATTCGTTTTCTCGAACGGTTGTACGGGAGGGGGCCTCCATCGGGGCAAATGCAACGCTCTTGCCGGGGCTGGAGATTGGACATCACGCCATGATCGGCGCAGGGTCGGTGCTCACGAAAAACGCCCCGCCACACACCGTTTGGTTTGGCAACCCAGCCCAGCACCGTGGCTATGTCACGGAAGACAGCATTCTGCTCGGCCTCGACCTTACCGACGAGGACGGAAACTCGTATATGCTCGAACAGGA
- a CDS encoding sugar 3,4-ketoisomerase: MSPGHLNQCRVLHMPRVEDRRGNLSFVENQSVLPFDVKRVFYIYDIPSGRSRGKHAHRLCHQFLVAISGSFRVSLDDGYNTRTVELRRPDYGLHIPPGIWAGERDFSAGSVCLVLASHPFDEDDYIRDYDKFRAYVDSFEDSV, encoded by the coding sequence ATGAGTCCAGGTCATCTCAATCAGTGCAGAGTTTTGCACATGCCTCGAGTGGAGGACCGTCGCGGTAACCTAAGCTTTGTGGAAAACCAATCTGTGCTGCCGTTTGACGTAAAGCGGGTCTTCTACATTTACGACATTCCCAGTGGCCGTAGCCGTGGTAAGCACGCTCACCGACTCTGCCATCAGTTTCTCGTTGCTATTAGTGGCAGCTTTCGAGTTTCGCTTGACGACGGGTACAATACCAGAACCGTGGAACTCCGACGCCCCGACTACGGACTGCACATTCCTCCTGGCATATGGGCCGGCGAGCGGGATTTTTCTGCCGGGTCGGTCTGCCTTGTATTGGCCTCACACCCATTCGACGAAGACGATTATATTCGCGACTACGACAAATTTCGGGCGTATGTAGACTCGTTTGAGGACTCGGTATGA
- a CDS encoding sulfotransferase domain-containing protein yields MKVYPNLIVPGFPKSGTSSLYYYLDQHPDINGIYGKEPHIFSKPERYSRWQEVCQKGFDLEDSYQYRLDASTTYMISREAPSRIAETAPQCKIIILARDPIERVFSHYNWLWCLGRIENSFEKEIRYWDDRAFDPSCHDRGNYKYYVEFSRYGRQFQRYVDTFSRDRILYLTTEELKENADRVLDRCFNFLELPQLGNVDKGRRNVTKTNDVTRYPGFMMRLRTFLPDALVNIFPRNRVRSWFTETYEPQTFGPEEERLVFQLLEPDLRLQNNLGILSDRWTTTRKYL; encoded by the coding sequence ATGAAGGTTTATCCCAACCTTATCGTCCCTGGTTTTCCCAAGAGCGGGACCAGCAGCCTTTATTATTATCTCGATCAGCATCCTGACATTAACGGTATCTACGGGAAAGAACCCCACATTTTCTCAAAGCCGGAAAGATACTCTCGGTGGCAAGAGGTTTGTCAGAAAGGGTTTGACCTGGAGGATTCTTATCAGTATCGGCTTGATGCAAGCACGACTTATATGATTTCCCGGGAGGCTCCTTCTCGAATTGCTGAGACGGCCCCACAGTGTAAGATCATCATACTGGCCCGTGACCCGATTGAGCGAGTCTTCTCACACTATAACTGGCTATGGTGTTTGGGAAGAATCGAAAATAGCTTTGAAAAGGAGATTCGCTATTGGGACGACCGCGCCTTCGACCCGAGTTGCCACGATAGAGGGAATTACAAGTACTATGTTGAGTTTTCTCGCTACGGAAGACAGTTTCAGCGATATGTAGACACATTCTCTCGTGACCGTATACTCTATCTTACCACGGAAGAGCTAAAGGAGAACGCAGATCGCGTTCTGGACCGCTGCTTCAACTTTCTGGAGCTGCCTCAACTCGGGAATGTGGACAAGGGTCGTCGAAATGTTACCAAGACGAATGATGTGACACGATACCCAGGATTCATGATGCGGCTTCGCACATTCCTACCGGATGCACTGGTAAACATCTTTCCACGGAACCGCGTGCGTTCGTGGTTTACGGAGACGTACGAACCGCAAACGTTTGGCCCTGAAGAAGAGCGTCTAGTTTTTCAACTTCTGGAGCCTGATCTCCGTCTCCAGAACAATCTGGGAATCTTATCCGACAGATGGACGACAACGCGGAAATATCTGTGA
- a CDS encoding sugar 3,4-ketoisomerase has product MSNVPALLDLPKIEDQRGNLTFVENGHLPFEIKRLYWIYDVPGGQKRGGHAFHQQKEVIIALSGSFDVVVHDGVDKHRYHLNRSYRALHVPNLLWRHMENFSTNAVALVIASTHYDSGDYIRDFESFKSIAQ; this is encoded by the coding sequence ATGTCAAACGTTCCTGCTCTTCTCGACCTTCCTAAGATTGAGGACCAGCGTGGAAACCTGACGTTCGTGGAAAACGGACACCTCCCGTTTGAGATCAAGCGTCTGTACTGGATTTATGACGTTCCGGGTGGGCAGAAGCGTGGCGGACATGCATTTCATCAACAAAAAGAAGTCATCATCGCTCTCTCCGGAAGCTTCGACGTGGTCGTGCACGACGGGGTGGATAAACACAGGTACCATCTCAACCGGTCCTACCGGGCATTGCACGTTCCGAACTTGCTGTGGCGACACATGGAGAACTTCAGCACAAATGCCGTTGCTCTCGTAATTGCCTCTACACACTACGACTCAGGCGACTATATCCGCGATTTCGAAAGCTTCAAATCCATTGCTCAATGA
- the rfbA gene encoding glucose-1-phosphate thymidylyltransferase RfbA, which produces MKGIVLAGGSGTRLYPVTQAVSKQLLPVHDKPMIYYPLSVLMLAGIRDILVITTPHDQAAFQRLLADGTKFGINLEYAVQPRPEGLAQAFLIGEDFIGEDDVCLILGDNIFYGTGFRSILRDTVSSLSGATVFGYRVNDPKRFGVVEVDDNGRALSIEEKPEQPKSDVAVTGLYFYDNRVIDIAKTITPSDRGELEITSVNRRYLDAGALNVQTLGRGYAWLDTGTHSAMGQASRFVEIIEKRQGLKVACLEEIAWRQGWIYDSDLEERAAALHKSSYGQYLYQLLNDA; this is translated from the coding sequence GTGAAAGGGATTGTTCTCGCCGGCGGTAGTGGAACGAGGCTTTATCCCGTGACCCAGGCTGTTTCCAAACAGTTGCTCCCGGTTCACGACAAGCCGATGATCTACTACCCGCTGTCGGTTCTTATGCTGGCGGGTATCCGGGATATCCTGGTTATAACGACTCCACACGACCAGGCGGCCTTCCAGCGATTGTTAGCGGATGGGACAAAATTCGGCATCAACCTCGAATATGCGGTGCAGCCTCGTCCCGAAGGTTTAGCGCAGGCGTTCCTGATTGGGGAAGATTTTATCGGAGAAGACGACGTATGCCTGATCCTTGGCGATAATATCTTTTACGGAACAGGCTTCCGCTCCATTCTCAGGGACACGGTCTCTTCGCTTTCAGGTGCAACGGTGTTTGGGTACCGCGTGAATGATCCGAAGCGGTTCGGCGTGGTGGAGGTGGATGATAACGGGCGGGCACTCTCCATCGAAGAGAAACCCGAGCAGCCGAAGAGCGACGTTGCTGTCACCGGCCTCTACTTCTACGATAATCGCGTTATCGACATCGCCAAGACGATCACACCATCGGATCGGGGCGAACTGGAGATCACGTCGGTAAATCGTCGATATCTCGATGCAGGAGCACTCAATGTTCAGACCCTGGGGCGAGGATATGCGTGGCTCGACACAGGCACGCATTCTGCGATGGGGCAAGCGTCGCGCTTCGTCGAGATCATCGAGAAACGTCAGGGACTCAAAGTTGCGTGCCTAGAGGAAATTGCCTGGCGCCAAGGCTGGATATACGACTCCGATCTAGAAGAGCGCGCAGCAGCGCTCCACAAGAGCAGCTACGGACAATACCTCTATCAACTATTGAACGATGCGTAG
- a CDS encoding ABC transporter ATP-binding protein, with the protein MRTIQDIVRYLRIYRRYIGRRMYLVFVLTVATALAQGFGITLLLPLLQASQTTSGSPENMSTAERLLQDLLQWMGIADSMTGILGFIAVVFIGKGLLQFANGGYQGYLQSRLLRELKRKLFDAYQRMDYRYYIERNTGHFINVINQQVNLFFSSFSSFASFLTQVVTTISYFAFAFAITWKFSLMAIGVGLILFGLFRRLNVYVRELSRKRSSEMSQLNKLLVQGLQSFKYIASTNQGGHLRSGVTESIRRLTHYIFRQRIAGAFTSALKEPFSVLLIVGLIAIQVTVFEAPVAPIFVALLLFHRGMQALISMQSGFQAMMDRAGAVEMVDDEFKEVQHHQEPQGEHRLAPLESSISFENATFSYDESEGPVLRDINLTIPANTTVAFVGESGAGKSTLVDLVTCMLKPQEGKLLIDGTPSNEIDLASWRSQIGYVSQETVVFDDTIANNICLWAGDIEEDEALRERVQDAARRAHADHFIQDLPDGYQTTVGDRGVRLSGGQRQRLFIARELFKQPNLLILDEATSALDTESERYIQDSIDALKGEMTVLIIAHRLSTIKNVDRVYVMEEGQVVEAGSYEDLRYRDESRFRSMVEMQSL; encoded by the coding sequence GTGCGCACCATCCAAGACATTGTCCGGTACCTGAGGATCTACCGTCGCTATATCGGGCGGCGGATGTACCTGGTTTTTGTTCTCACAGTGGCGACGGCGCTGGCACAGGGGTTCGGCATTACGCTGCTTCTCCCGCTTCTCCAGGCATCCCAGACGACCAGCGGTTCGCCAGAGAACATGAGCACGGCGGAGCGCCTTCTGCAGGACCTGCTGCAGTGGATGGGAATCGCCGACTCGATGACGGGCATCCTCGGGTTTATCGCCGTGGTCTTTATCGGGAAGGGCTTGCTCCAGTTCGCAAATGGCGGCTATCAGGGCTACCTGCAGTCGCGGCTTCTCCGCGAACTGAAGCGGAAACTCTTCGATGCCTACCAGCGGATGGATTACCGGTATTACATTGAGCGGAATACCGGACACTTCATCAATGTCATCAATCAACAGGTCAATCTGTTCTTTAGCTCGTTCAGCAGTTTCGCGAGTTTTCTTACGCAGGTCGTCACGACGATCAGTTACTTTGCCTTTGCCTTTGCGATCACCTGGAAGTTTTCGCTGATGGCGATTGGTGTCGGTCTCATTCTGTTTGGACTGTTTCGTCGCCTGAATGTGTACGTCCGCGAGCTGTCGAGGAAGCGGTCGAGCGAAATGAGCCAGCTGAACAAATTGCTTGTTCAGGGACTGCAGTCCTTCAAGTACATTGCTTCTACAAATCAGGGGGGGCATCTTCGCTCTGGCGTGACGGAGAGCATCCGGCGGCTTACGCATTACATCTTCCGCCAGCGAATCGCCGGCGCATTTACGAGTGCTCTTAAAGAGCCGTTTTCGGTTCTCCTCATTGTTGGCCTCATCGCTATTCAAGTGACCGTCTTCGAGGCTCCGGTGGCTCCGATCTTTGTTGCGTTGCTTCTCTTCCACCGGGGTATGCAGGCGTTGATCAGCATGCAGTCCGGATTCCAGGCGATGATGGACCGGGCGGGAGCGGTTGAGATGGTCGATGATGAGTTTAAGGAGGTACAACACCATCAAGAGCCACAGGGAGAACATCGCTTAGCTCCTCTCGAGTCGTCTATATCCTTCGAGAACGCAACCTTTTCGTACGACGAATCCGAAGGGCCGGTGCTTCGGGATATTAATCTGACAATTCCGGCCAATACGACAGTAGCGTTCGTTGGCGAATCCGGAGCGGGGAAGTCGACGCTGGTCGATCTCGTTACATGTATGCTCAAGCCCCAGGAAGGCAAACTGCTCATTGACGGTACGCCGTCGAACGAAATTGACCTCGCGTCGTGGCGATCACAAATCGGCTACGTATCCCAGGAAACGGTTGTGTTCGACGATACGATCGCGAATAACATTTGCCTTTGGGCGGGCGATATTGAGGAAGATGAGGCGCTCCGCGAACGGGTACAAGATGCCGCGCGCAGAGCTCATGCAGATCACTTCATCCAGGACTTACCCGATGGATACCAGACGACCGTCGGTGATCGTGGCGTCCGCCTTTCGGGGGGGCAGCGTCAGCGGCTCTTCATCGCCCGAGAGCTGTTCAAGCAACCGAATCTGCTCATCCTTGATGAGGCGACGAGTGCACTCGACACCGAGTCCGAGCGCTACATCCAGGACAGCATCGACGCCCTGAAGGGCGAGATGACCGTCCTGATCATCGCCCACCGCCTGTCGACGATCAAAAACGTAGATCGGGTCTACGTCATGGAGGAGGGGCAGGTCGTGGAGGCAGGTAGCTATGAAGATCTCCGCTACCGGGATGAGTCTCGGTTCCGATCCATGGTTGAGATGCAGAGTCTGTAG
- a CDS encoding GumC family protein: MSPSSNMSSNGHRPAGGPVNGIAGASLFYDDNPQRGSQLHELLGTLWRGKWIILGVLIVVLAAGTAYTLSIPTTYRTSSLLLVDKQSQSGGVVAQLSSRGLSPYSAESRTLQNELFVLQQSMTIPNRVADSLLALGRHPETGRPIQMLSDVEGNRLSQNQIAHRVRGSIRAGTYGEQFDAIRIVATGRDAADVALVANIYADEYIRRTKEKARESLQASRDFLERQAEKLKAEVQAAEGEIENYMQREGAIALDQESGRIVSDIAQMEAEQRQLQIELQLARTSLDEKRSELEKIEPQISDRLSSTTGDVLESVQEEKARLQARIDQIERENPNLGAGGTLQRDLRRMKERVSRLQERADSLASKYVNESLAAGGVGSQSGENSRSLTYVVEQRRAIAQHRIEVSGLEARLDAIQNQLEQRRAALKNIPEQSMVLAQLQRERRSTERIYGMVQEKLQETRLAEESEMGYAEVIRPAGYGTPVSPSTRTNLLYSFMIGLVLGGGIVLVREQLDTRIQQPDDLRRHGHQIVGVVPSMDQLIEGEFEGQSTILIDGQEIQTSLAMLVSPMSAVAESYRRIRTNLQFSRPDKELRTLAISSAEKGEGKSTTSSNLALALASAGKDTLLVDADLRRPRAHELMGLSRSPGLSHLLYDDEVEVDDFETEIDRLWVLPAGESVPNPAELLGSERMQDVIENLRERFDYILFDTPPVLLFSDALALASHCDGTILVASANRTDGRAFDHAVDLLHDVEADTIGCVLNRYDASSFLQGYGYNYGYAHSYKRLEEHYAEDPNTGGRFSWLHKL; this comes from the coding sequence ATGTCGCCCTCGTCGAACATGTCATCAAATGGACACCGTCCCGCCGGTGGGCCCGTGAATGGTATCGCCGGGGCGTCCCTCTTCTACGACGACAATCCGCAGCGCGGATCGCAACTCCACGAACTGCTCGGCACGCTCTGGCGTGGCAAGTGGATAATCCTCGGCGTACTTATCGTTGTTCTTGCCGCAGGGACTGCTTACACACTAAGCATTCCGACAACCTACCGGACGTCGAGCCTCTTGCTCGTCGATAAGCAAAGCCAGAGTGGAGGCGTCGTCGCTCAACTCAGCAGCCGTGGCCTTTCCCCCTACTCGGCCGAGAGCCGAACACTACAGAACGAGCTGTTCGTGCTACAGCAGTCCATGACAATTCCCAATCGTGTTGCGGACAGCTTGCTGGCCCTTGGAAGGCACCCCGAAACGGGGCGCCCCATTCAGATGCTTTCGGACGTAGAGGGAAATCGCCTGAGTCAAAATCAAATTGCACACAGGGTTCGCGGCTCGATCCGTGCCGGCACCTACGGGGAGCAGTTCGATGCCATCCGTATCGTCGCAACGGGGCGCGACGCGGCCGATGTCGCCCTCGTAGCCAACATTTACGCCGACGAATACATCCGGCGGACAAAGGAGAAAGCACGTGAAAGCCTGCAGGCCTCGCGTGACTTCCTCGAACGCCAGGCGGAAAAACTGAAGGCAGAGGTCCAGGCGGCCGAAGGTGAAATCGAGAACTACATGCAGCGTGAAGGCGCCATTGCATTAGACCAGGAGTCCGGGCGCATCGTCAGTGACATTGCCCAGATGGAGGCAGAACAGCGTCAGCTACAGATCGAATTGCAACTCGCGCGAACATCGCTCGATGAAAAGCGGAGTGAACTTGAGAAAATCGAACCTCAAATCTCCGACCGCCTTTCGTCTACGACCGGAGACGTACTAGAGTCGGTCCAGGAAGAGAAGGCCCGCCTTCAGGCCCGAATCGATCAAATTGAGCGTGAGAACCCGAACCTCGGTGCGGGGGGGACCCTACAGCGTGACCTCCGACGCATGAAAGAGAGGGTCAGCCGCCTGCAAGAGCGTGCGGACTCGCTCGCCAGCAAATACGTGAACGAGAGTCTCGCTGCAGGCGGCGTGGGTTCTCAGTCTGGTGAGAACAGTCGCAGTCTGACCTATGTTGTCGAACAACGTCGTGCGATTGCGCAACACCGAATCGAGGTAAGCGGACTGGAGGCCCGCCTCGACGCGATCCAGAACCAACTCGAACAGCGTCGCGCGGCACTCAAAAATATTCCCGAGCAGTCGATGGTGCTCGCCCAACTTCAGCGAGAACGCCGATCGACGGAGCGCATCTACGGGATGGTTCAGGAAAAACTTCAGGAAACCCGCCTAGCGGAAGAGTCGGAAATGGGGTATGCCGAAGTGATCCGTCCCGCCGGTTATGGTACCCCCGTTTCACCGAGTACGCGCACGAACCTGCTGTACTCCTTCATGATCGGTCTCGTCCTCGGTGGCGGCATCGTATTAGTCCGCGAGCAGCTCGACACACGAATCCAGCAACCGGATGACCTGCGCCGCCACGGGCATCAGATCGTCGGCGTGGTTCCATCGATGGATCAACTGATCGAGGGAGAGTTCGAGGGCCAGAGCACGATATTGATTGACGGGCAAGAGATTCAAACGTCTCTCGCCATGCTCGTGAGCCCAATGTCGGCCGTCGCGGAGTCATACCGGCGGATTCGTACAAACCTCCAGTTTTCCCGGCCAGACAAAGAGCTGCGCACGCTGGCGATCAGCAGCGCGGAGAAAGGGGAGGGAAAATCCACGACCTCATCGAATCTCGCCCTTGCGCTGGCCAGCGCCGGAAAAGATACGCTGCTGGTCGATGCCGATCTTCGTCGCCCGCGCGCCCATGAACTAATGGGACTGTCGCGCTCACCCGGGCTCTCACATCTTCTTTACGATGACGAAGTGGAGGTTGATGACTTCGAAACGGAAATCGACCGGCTCTGGGTGCTTCCGGCCGGGGAATCCGTCCCCAACCCCGCCGAGCTGCTCGGCTCGGAACGGATGCAGGACGTGATCGAGAACCTGCGCGAGCGGTTTGACTACATCCTGTTCGACACGCCACCCGTTTTGCTCTTCAGCGATGCCCTCGCTCTTGCCTCGCACTGCGACGGCACGATTCTCGTAGCATCTGCCAACCGGACGGATGGTAGAGCGTTCGATCATGCGGTTGACCTCCTTCACGATGTGGAAGCCGACACCATCGGCTGCGTACTTAACCGTTACGACGCCTCCTCCTTCTTGCAGGGATACGGCTATAATTACGGATACGCCCACAGCTACAAGCGTCTGGAAGAACACTACGCGGAAGACCCGAACACCGGCGGACGATTCTCCTGGCTCCACAAGCTCTAA